In Helicoverpa zea isolate HzStark_Cry1AcR chromosome 3, ilHelZeax1.1, whole genome shotgun sequence, the following proteins share a genomic window:
- the LOC124645866 gene encoding electroneutral sodium bicarbonate exchanger 1 isoform X6, which translates to MKLSVKKIRFDIRPWTMETRADDDEAPTDPAARKLTHHDYTEQDFEGHRAHTVFVGVHVPARRHSHRKHKHHHRNGEKDVERPGPGLMSRVRRLSVTDDGETLTPPAQRVQFILGEDVDDSTLESHPLFSEMEELVKDGDELEWKETARWIKFEEDVEEGGNRWSKPHVATLSLHSLFELRSLILNGSVILDMEAGSLEQVADNVLDNMVADGGIGYDCREKVKDALLRRHRHQHERRNHHNNMSRLPLIRSLADIGRNHSSCKNFQEGGSRRSSSRSCRGSTSSPHTALLQASDARGSYLAVPGATHDDGMVKSPSSISMQRNHSSGDLPMNGDINHKCNTNFMRKIPPGAEASNILVGEVDFLEKTLSAFVRLKTGTIMGDLTEVPVPTRFMFVLLGPPNSNSSFHEIGRAMATLMSDEIFHEVAYRAKKRDHLLAGIDEFLDAVTVLPPGEWDPAIRIEPPAAIPSQDPRKRPNDNNPKEELDEEEEEQRQREESGLARSGRLFGGLINDLKRKMPWYWSDFKDALAIQCVASWIFLYFACLSPIITFGGLLGEATGKNMAAMESLISGFVCGMGYGFFSGQPLTILGSTGPVLVFETIVFEFCRQIGWNYMSFRFCIGTWITIILVILVAIDASAFVCYITRFTEENFATLIAFIFIYKAVENVISIGKKYPLKTRPDEALNYECYCLPSNYSKVPEQFNWTSVDKESCQLYNGTLAGGGCDTKVYVPDVYLMSIILFLGTFTISIILKDFKNSLFFPSKVRQIISDFSVIIAILSMSFLDYKVGVKTPKLEVPSEFKPTLPSRNWVITPFSGNPFWSALVAILPALLGTILIFMDQQITAVIVNRKENKLKKGCGYHLDLFVLAILIQICSVMGLPWFVAATVLSINHVNSLKVESECAAPGEKPQFLGVREQRVTHILIFLMIGCSVILTPVLSHIPMPVLFGVFLYMGVASLKGLQFFDRILIMFMPQKYQPDHMFLRQVPIRRVHIFTLIQLACLVCLWVIKSFSMTSILFPLMLVVMIGIRKALDLFFTRREMKILDDVMPEMTKRNQDELRELGDAEDATKSNPPSYQENLQIPLINGNIMNIPLTSINISEEVNKTGIWKQVNNSNKMKRDIKSKTGKKNNKHKKLIMSKNAQTEIERRLSTMDEVEEDDSSVKNEHVRRKDSWSSGIRKSDSRKGSTSAETSV; encoded by the exons GCCACCGCGCCCACACAGTATTCGTGGGAGTGCACGTGCCAGCGCGAAGACATTCCCATAGGAAGCACAAACACCATCATCGTAATGGAGAGAAGGATGTGGAAAGACCTG GACCGGGGTTAATGTCGCGAGTCAGAAGGCTAAGCGTAACAGATGACGGCGAAACAT tgACCCCACCAGCTCAGAGAGTACAGTTTATACTTGGCGAAGATGTCGATGATTCTACTCTTGAGTCACACCCACTGTTCTCCGAAATGGAGGAACTGGTTAAAGATGGAGATGAACTTGAATGGAAAGAGACAGCCAGATGGATTAAATTCGAAGAAGACGTTGAAGAAGGTGGAAATAGATGGTCAAAACCTCACGTAGCGACTTTATCACTGCACTCTCTTTTTGAATTACGGAGTCTCATACTCAATGGGTCGGTAATCTTGGATATGGAAGCTGGTTCTTTGGAACAGGTGGCTGATAATGTACTAGATAATATGGTAGCCGATGGTGGCATAGGATATGATTGTAGAGAGAAGGTCAAAGACGCTTTATTGAGGAGGCACAGGCATCAGCATGAGCGACGGAACCATCACAATAATATGTCAAGGCTACCTTTGATCCGTTCTCTGGCCGATATCGGACGAAACCATTCATCCTGTAAAA ATTTCCAGGAAGGTGGCTCTCGACGCTCCAGTTCGAGGAGTTGTCGGGGGTCCACCTCGTCTCCTCACACCGCTCTCCTTCAAGCGTCTGATGCCAGAGGTTCTTATCTGGCTGTACCAG GTGCTACTCACGATGACGGAATGGTGAAAAGTCCCAGCAGTATATCAATGCAAAGGAATCATAGCTCTGGTGATCTTCCCATGAACGGAGACATAAATCACAAATGCAACACAAACTTTATGCGGAAAATACCACCGGGAGCAGAAGCATCCAATATCCTCGTGGGAGAAGTAGACTTTCTCGAAAAAACTCTGTCAGCATTTGTCAGACTGAAAACAGGAACAATAATGGGCGATTTGACCGAAGTCCCAGTGCCAACCAGATTTATGTTCGTTTTACTCGGACCACCTAACAGCAATTCTAGTTTCCATGAAATAGGCCGAGCTATGGCTACCCTGATGTCTGATGAAATTTTTCATGAAGTGGCATATAGGGCTAAGAAAAGAGATCATCTTCTAGCTGGCATAGATGAATTTCTCGATGCAGTGACAGTTCTGCCACCTGGAGAATGGGATCCAGCTATTCGTATTGAACCTCCAGCAGCCATACCTTCCCAAGATCCTCGAAAACGGCCAAACGATAATAATCCGAAAGAGGAATTGGACGAAGAGGAGGAAGAACAAAGGCAGAGGGAGGAATCAGGGTTAGCTAGAAGTGGTAGACTTTTTGGAGGGTTAATAAATGATCTCAAAAGGAAGATGCCCTGGTACTGGTCTGATTTTAAAGATGCATTGGCGATACAGTGTGTCGCCTCatggatatttttatatttcgcaTGTTTGTCGCCTATAATTACATTTGGAGGACTGTTAGGCGAAGCCACTGGAAAAAATATGGCTGCTATGGAATCATTAATATCCGGATTCGTCTGTGGGATGGGTTACGGATTTTTTTCAGGACAACCTTTAACAATTTTAGGATCGACAGGCCCAGTTTTAGTATTCGAGACAATTGTATTTGAATTCTGTCGTCAGATCGGCTGGAATTACATGTCATTCAGGTTTTGTATCGGGACGTGGATAACAATAATTTTGGTAATTCTGGTAGCGATCGATGCGAGCGCGTTCGTCTGTTACATAACCAGATTTACCGAAGAAAATTTCGCTACCCTAAtagcttttattttcatttacaag GCGGTGGAAAATGTAATATCTATAGGGAAAAAGTACCCTCTTAAGACACGCCCCGATGAAGCTCTCAATTATGAGTGCTATTGTTTGCCAAGCAATTACTCTAAAGTGCCGGAGCAGTTTAATTGGACTTCGGTTGACAAAGAGTCTTGTCAG CTCTACAATGGAACCTTAGCTGGCGGTGGATGTGATACGAAAGTATATGTTCCGGACGTATACTTAATGTCCATTATTCTTTTCCTGGGCACGTTTACAATTTCGATCATCTTGAAAGATTTTAAGAACTCCTTGTTTTTCCCATCGAAG GTTCGCCAAATCATCAGCGACTTCTCAGTGATCATAGCCATACTATCAATGTCATTCTTGGACTACAAAGTCGGTGTAAAGACCCCAAAATTGGAAGTACCTTCAGAGTTCAAACCAACATTACCTAGCAGGAACTGGGTGATAACTCCATTCAGTGGTAATCCTTTTTGGTCAGCATTAGTAGCCATATTACCAGCACTTTTGGGGACCATACTGATATTTATGGATCAACAGATTACAGCTGTTATAGTAAACCGTAAAGAGAATAAGTTGAAGAAAGGCTGTGGTTACCATCTTGATTTATTTGTACTGGCGATCCTTATACAGATATGCTCTGTAATGGGACTTCCCTGGTTCGTAGCAGCAACAGTGTTGAGCATAAATCACGTGAATTCTCTGAAAGTGGAGTCCGAATGTGCAGCTCCGGGAGAAAAGCCGCAATTTTTAGGAGTGCGAGAACAAAGAGTGACACATATTTTAATCTTCTTAATGATTGGTTGTTCGGTAATACTGACGCCTGTTCTAAGCCATATACCAATGCCTGTCCTCTTTGGAGTATTTCTTTATATGGGAGTGGCTTCGCTGAAGGGTCTACAGTTCTTCGACAGAATCTTGATCATGTTCATGCCTCAGAAATATCAACCTGATCATATGTTCTTGAGACAG GTGCCCATCCGTCGAGTCCACATTTTCACCCTAATTCAGCTAGCATGTCTTGTCTGTCTTTGGGTGATAAAATCCTTCTCAATGACGTCAATCCTTTTCCCATTGATGCTCGTAGTAATGATCGGTATAAGAAAAGCTCTCGACTTATTCTTCACGAGAAGGGAGATGAAAATACTCGATGACGTGATGCCAGAAATGACAAAAAGGAACCAAGATGAACTTCGGGAACTTGGCGACGCTGAG GATGCCACGAAGAGCAACCCACCGTCATATCAAGAGAACTTGCAAATTCCTCTGATAAATGGCAACATAATGAATATTCCGTTGACGTCAATAAATATTTCGGAGGAAGTAAACAAGACGGGGATTTGGAAGCAAGTCAATAACAGCAACAAGATGAAACGAGATATTAAATCAAAGACGGGAAAGAAAAA TAACAAACACAAGAAATTAATAATGTCCAAAAACGCACAAACTGAAATAGAAAGGCGACTGTCAACAATGGACGAGGTGGAAGAAGATGATTCTTCAGTCAAG AATGAGCACGTGAGGCGCAAAGACTCTTGGAGCAGTGGTATCAGAAAGTCCGATTCTAGAAAAGGTAGTACTTCAGCTGAAActtcagtttaa
- the LOC124645866 gene encoding sodium-driven chloride bicarbonate exchanger isoform X7, whose amino-acid sequence MKLSVKKIRFDIRPWTMETRADDDEAPTDPAARKLTHHDYTEQDFEGHRAHTVFVGVHVPARRHSHRKHKHHHRNGEKDVERPGPGLMSRVRRLSVTDDGETLTPPAQRVQFILGEDVDDSTLESHPLFSEMEELVKDGDELEWKETARWIKFEEDVEEGGNRWSKPHVATLSLHSLFELRSLILNGSVILDMEAGSLEQVADNVLDNMVADGGIGYDCREKVKDALLRRHRHQHERRNHHNNMSRLPLIRSLADIGRNHSSCKNFQEGGSRRSSSRSCRGSTSSPHTALLQASDARGSYLAVPVEEGGSTSGHSYKGEFSRFLGIPSAGATHDDGMVKSPSSISMQRNHSSGDLPMNGDINHKCNTNFMRKIPPGAEASNILVGEVDFLEKTLSAFVRLKTGTIMGDLTEVPVPTRFMFVLLGPPNSNSSFHEIGRAMATLMSDEIFHEVAYRAKKRDHLLAGIDEFLDAVTVLPPGEWDPAIRIEPPAAIPSQDPRKRPNDNNPKEELDEEEEEQRQREESGLARSGRLFGGLINDLKRKMPWYWSDFKDALAIQCVASWIFLYFACLSPIITFGGLLGEATGKNMAAMESLISGFVCGMGYGFFSGQPLTILGSTGPVLVFETIVFEFCRQIGWNYMSFRFCIGTWITIILVILVAIDASAFVCYITRFTEENFATLIAFIFIYKAVENVISIGKKYPLKTRPDEALNYECYCLPSNYSKVPEQFNWTSVDKESCQLYNGTLAGGGCDTKVYVPDVYLMSIILFLGTFTISIILKDFKNSLFFPSKVRQIISDFSVIIAILSMSFLDYKVGVKTPKLEVPSEFKPTLPSRNWVITPFSGNPFWSALVAILPALLGTILIFMDQQITAVIVNRKENKLKKGCGYHLDLFVLAILIQICSVMGLPWFVAATVLSINHVNSLKVESECAAPGEKPQFLGVREQRVTHILIFLMIGCSVILTPVLSHIPMPVLFGVFLYMGVASLKGLQFFDRILIMFMPQKYQPDHMFLRQVPIRRVHIFTLIQLACLVCLWVIKSFSMTSILFPLMLVVMIGIRKALDLFFTRREMKILDDVMPEMTKRNQDELRELGDAEDATKSNPPSYQENLQIPLINGNIMNIPLTSINISEEVNKTGIWKQVNNSNKMKRDIKSKTGKKNNKHKKLIMSKNAQTEIERRLSTMDEVEEDDSSVKNEHVRRKDSWSSGIRKSDSRKGSTSAETSV is encoded by the exons GCCACCGCGCCCACACAGTATTCGTGGGAGTGCACGTGCCAGCGCGAAGACATTCCCATAGGAAGCACAAACACCATCATCGTAATGGAGAGAAGGATGTGGAAAGACCTG GACCGGGGTTAATGTCGCGAGTCAGAAGGCTAAGCGTAACAGATGACGGCGAAACAT tgACCCCACCAGCTCAGAGAGTACAGTTTATACTTGGCGAAGATGTCGATGATTCTACTCTTGAGTCACACCCACTGTTCTCCGAAATGGAGGAACTGGTTAAAGATGGAGATGAACTTGAATGGAAAGAGACAGCCAGATGGATTAAATTCGAAGAAGACGTTGAAGAAGGTGGAAATAGATGGTCAAAACCTCACGTAGCGACTTTATCACTGCACTCTCTTTTTGAATTACGGAGTCTCATACTCAATGGGTCGGTAATCTTGGATATGGAAGCTGGTTCTTTGGAACAGGTGGCTGATAATGTACTAGATAATATGGTAGCCGATGGTGGCATAGGATATGATTGTAGAGAGAAGGTCAAAGACGCTTTATTGAGGAGGCACAGGCATCAGCATGAGCGACGGAACCATCACAATAATATGTCAAGGCTACCTTTGATCCGTTCTCTGGCCGATATCGGACGAAACCATTCATCCTGTAAAA ATTTCCAGGAAGGTGGCTCTCGACGCTCCAGTTCGAGGAGTTGTCGGGGGTCCACCTCGTCTCCTCACACCGCTCTCCTTCAAGCGTCTGATGCCAGAGGTTCTTATCTGGCTGTACCAG TTGAAGAAGGCGGTTCAACCAGCGGCCACTCTTACAAAGGAGAATTCAGTCGTTTCCTAGGCATCCCTAGTGCGG GTGCTACTCACGATGACGGAATGGTGAAAAGTCCCAGCAGTATATCAATGCAAAGGAATCATAGCTCTGGTGATCTTCCCATGAACGGAGACATAAATCACAAATGCAACACAAACTTTATGCGGAAAATACCACCGGGAGCAGAAGCATCCAATATCCTCGTGGGAGAAGTAGACTTTCTCGAAAAAACTCTGTCAGCATTTGTCAGACTGAAAACAGGAACAATAATGGGCGATTTGACCGAAGTCCCAGTGCCAACCAGATTTATGTTCGTTTTACTCGGACCACCTAACAGCAATTCTAGTTTCCATGAAATAGGCCGAGCTATGGCTACCCTGATGTCTGATGAAATTTTTCATGAAGTGGCATATAGGGCTAAGAAAAGAGATCATCTTCTAGCTGGCATAGATGAATTTCTCGATGCAGTGACAGTTCTGCCACCTGGAGAATGGGATCCAGCTATTCGTATTGAACCTCCAGCAGCCATACCTTCCCAAGATCCTCGAAAACGGCCAAACGATAATAATCCGAAAGAGGAATTGGACGAAGAGGAGGAAGAACAAAGGCAGAGGGAGGAATCAGGGTTAGCTAGAAGTGGTAGACTTTTTGGAGGGTTAATAAATGATCTCAAAAGGAAGATGCCCTGGTACTGGTCTGATTTTAAAGATGCATTGGCGATACAGTGTGTCGCCTCatggatatttttatatttcgcaTGTTTGTCGCCTATAATTACATTTGGAGGACTGTTAGGCGAAGCCACTGGAAAAAATATGGCTGCTATGGAATCATTAATATCCGGATTCGTCTGTGGGATGGGTTACGGATTTTTTTCAGGACAACCTTTAACAATTTTAGGATCGACAGGCCCAGTTTTAGTATTCGAGACAATTGTATTTGAATTCTGTCGTCAGATCGGCTGGAATTACATGTCATTCAGGTTTTGTATCGGGACGTGGATAACAATAATTTTGGTAATTCTGGTAGCGATCGATGCGAGCGCGTTCGTCTGTTACATAACCAGATTTACCGAAGAAAATTTCGCTACCCTAAtagcttttattttcatttacaag GCGGTGGAAAATGTAATATCTATAGGGAAAAAGTACCCTCTTAAGACACGCCCCGATGAAGCTCTCAATTATGAGTGCTATTGTTTGCCAAGCAATTACTCTAAAGTGCCGGAGCAGTTTAATTGGACTTCGGTTGACAAAGAGTCTTGTCAG CTCTACAATGGAACCTTAGCTGGCGGTGGATGTGATACGAAAGTATATGTTCCGGACGTATACTTAATGTCCATTATTCTTTTCCTGGGCACGTTTACAATTTCGATCATCTTGAAAGATTTTAAGAACTCCTTGTTTTTCCCATCGAAG GTTCGCCAAATCATCAGCGACTTCTCAGTGATCATAGCCATACTATCAATGTCATTCTTGGACTACAAAGTCGGTGTAAAGACCCCAAAATTGGAAGTACCTTCAGAGTTCAAACCAACATTACCTAGCAGGAACTGGGTGATAACTCCATTCAGTGGTAATCCTTTTTGGTCAGCATTAGTAGCCATATTACCAGCACTTTTGGGGACCATACTGATATTTATGGATCAACAGATTACAGCTGTTATAGTAAACCGTAAAGAGAATAAGTTGAAGAAAGGCTGTGGTTACCATCTTGATTTATTTGTACTGGCGATCCTTATACAGATATGCTCTGTAATGGGACTTCCCTGGTTCGTAGCAGCAACAGTGTTGAGCATAAATCACGTGAATTCTCTGAAAGTGGAGTCCGAATGTGCAGCTCCGGGAGAAAAGCCGCAATTTTTAGGAGTGCGAGAACAAAGAGTGACACATATTTTAATCTTCTTAATGATTGGTTGTTCGGTAATACTGACGCCTGTTCTAAGCCATATACCAATGCCTGTCCTCTTTGGAGTATTTCTTTATATGGGAGTGGCTTCGCTGAAGGGTCTACAGTTCTTCGACAGAATCTTGATCATGTTCATGCCTCAGAAATATCAACCTGATCATATGTTCTTGAGACAG GTGCCCATCCGTCGAGTCCACATTTTCACCCTAATTCAGCTAGCATGTCTTGTCTGTCTTTGGGTGATAAAATCCTTCTCAATGACGTCAATCCTTTTCCCATTGATGCTCGTAGTAATGATCGGTATAAGAAAAGCTCTCGACTTATTCTTCACGAGAAGGGAGATGAAAATACTCGATGACGTGATGCCAGAAATGACAAAAAGGAACCAAGATGAACTTCGGGAACTTGGCGACGCTGAG GATGCCACGAAGAGCAACCCACCGTCATATCAAGAGAACTTGCAAATTCCTCTGATAAATGGCAACATAATGAATATTCCGTTGACGTCAATAAATATTTCGGAGGAAGTAAACAAGACGGGGATTTGGAAGCAAGTCAATAACAGCAACAAGATGAAACGAGATATTAAATCAAAGACGGGAAAGAAAAA TAACAAACACAAGAAATTAATAATGTCCAAAAACGCACAAACTGAAATAGAAAGGCGACTGTCAACAATGGACGAGGTGGAAGAAGATGATTCTTCAGTCAAG AATGAGCACGTGAGGCGCAAAGACTCTTGGAGCAGTGGTATCAGAAAGTCCGATTCTAGAAAAGGTAGTACTTCAGCTGAAActtcagtttaa
- the LOC124645866 gene encoding electroneutral sodium bicarbonate exchanger 1 isoform X3, which translates to MKLSVKKIRFDIRPWTMETRADDDEAPTDPAARKLTHHDYTEQDFEGHRAHTVFVGVHVPARRHSHRKHKHHHRNGEKDVERPVTPPAQRVQFILGEDVDDSTLESHPLFSEMEELVKDGDELEWKETARWIKFEEDVEEGGNRWSKPHVATLSLHSLFELRSLILNGSVILDMEAGSLEQVADNVLDNMVADGGIGYDCREKVKDALLRRHRHQHERRNHHNNMSRLPLIRSLADIGRNHSSCKNFQEGGSRRSSSRSCRGSTSSPHTALLQASDARGSYLAVPGATHDDGMVKSPSSISMQRNHSSGDLPMNGDINHKCNTNFMRKIPPGAEASNILVGEVDFLEKTLSAFVRLKTGTIMGDLTEVPVPTRFMFVLLGPPNSNSSFHEIGRAMATLMSDEIFHEVAYRAKKRDHLLAGIDEFLDAVTVLPPGEWDPAIRIEPPAAIPSQDPRKRPNDNNPKEELDEEEEEQRQREESGLARSGRLFGGLINDLKRKMPWYWSDFKDALAIQCVASWIFLYFACLSPIITFGGLLGEATGKNMAAMESLISGFVCGMGYGFFSGQPLTILGSTGPVLVFETIVFEFCRQIGWNYMSFRFCIGTWITIILVILVAIDASAFVCYITRFTEENFATLIAFIFIYKAVENVISIGKKYPLKTRPDEALNYECYCLPSNYSKVPEQFNWTSVDKESCQLYNGTLAGGGCDTKVYVPDVYLMSIILFLGTFTISIILKDFKNSLFFPSKVRQIISDFSVIIAILSMSFLDYKVGVKTPKLEVPSEFKPTLPSRNWVITPFSGNPFWSALVAILPALLGTILIFMDQQITAVIVNRKENKLKKGCGYHLDLFVLAILIQICSVMGLPWFVAATVLSINHVNSLKVESECAAPGEKPQFLGVREQRVTHILIFLMIGCSVILTPVLSHIPMPVLFGVFLYMGVASLKGLQFFDRILIMFMPQKYQPDHMFLRQVPIRRVHIFTLIQLACLVCLWVIKSFSMTSILFPLMLVVMIGIRKALDLFFTRREMKILDDVMPEMTKRNQDELRELGDAEDATKSNPPSYQENLQIPLINGNIMNIPLTSINISEEVNKTGIWKQVNNSNKMKRDIKSKTGKKNNKHKKLIMSKNAQTEIERRLSTMDEVEEDDSSVKVCIDTKF; encoded by the exons GCCACCGCGCCCACACAGTATTCGTGGGAGTGCACGTGCCAGCGCGAAGACATTCCCATAGGAAGCACAAACACCATCATCGTAATGGAGAGAAGGATGTGGAAAGACCTG tgACCCCACCAGCTCAGAGAGTACAGTTTATACTTGGCGAAGATGTCGATGATTCTACTCTTGAGTCACACCCACTGTTCTCCGAAATGGAGGAACTGGTTAAAGATGGAGATGAACTTGAATGGAAAGAGACAGCCAGATGGATTAAATTCGAAGAAGACGTTGAAGAAGGTGGAAATAGATGGTCAAAACCTCACGTAGCGACTTTATCACTGCACTCTCTTTTTGAATTACGGAGTCTCATACTCAATGGGTCGGTAATCTTGGATATGGAAGCTGGTTCTTTGGAACAGGTGGCTGATAATGTACTAGATAATATGGTAGCCGATGGTGGCATAGGATATGATTGTAGAGAGAAGGTCAAAGACGCTTTATTGAGGAGGCACAGGCATCAGCATGAGCGACGGAACCATCACAATAATATGTCAAGGCTACCTTTGATCCGTTCTCTGGCCGATATCGGACGAAACCATTCATCCTGTAAAA ATTTCCAGGAAGGTGGCTCTCGACGCTCCAGTTCGAGGAGTTGTCGGGGGTCCACCTCGTCTCCTCACACCGCTCTCCTTCAAGCGTCTGATGCCAGAGGTTCTTATCTGGCTGTACCAG GTGCTACTCACGATGACGGAATGGTGAAAAGTCCCAGCAGTATATCAATGCAAAGGAATCATAGCTCTGGTGATCTTCCCATGAACGGAGACATAAATCACAAATGCAACACAAACTTTATGCGGAAAATACCACCGGGAGCAGAAGCATCCAATATCCTCGTGGGAGAAGTAGACTTTCTCGAAAAAACTCTGTCAGCATTTGTCAGACTGAAAACAGGAACAATAATGGGCGATTTGACCGAAGTCCCAGTGCCAACCAGATTTATGTTCGTTTTACTCGGACCACCTAACAGCAATTCTAGTTTCCATGAAATAGGCCGAGCTATGGCTACCCTGATGTCTGATGAAATTTTTCATGAAGTGGCATATAGGGCTAAGAAAAGAGATCATCTTCTAGCTGGCATAGATGAATTTCTCGATGCAGTGACAGTTCTGCCACCTGGAGAATGGGATCCAGCTATTCGTATTGAACCTCCAGCAGCCATACCTTCCCAAGATCCTCGAAAACGGCCAAACGATAATAATCCGAAAGAGGAATTGGACGAAGAGGAGGAAGAACAAAGGCAGAGGGAGGAATCAGGGTTAGCTAGAAGTGGTAGACTTTTTGGAGGGTTAATAAATGATCTCAAAAGGAAGATGCCCTGGTACTGGTCTGATTTTAAAGATGCATTGGCGATACAGTGTGTCGCCTCatggatatttttatatttcgcaTGTTTGTCGCCTATAATTACATTTGGAGGACTGTTAGGCGAAGCCACTGGAAAAAATATGGCTGCTATGGAATCATTAATATCCGGATTCGTCTGTGGGATGGGTTACGGATTTTTTTCAGGACAACCTTTAACAATTTTAGGATCGACAGGCCCAGTTTTAGTATTCGAGACAATTGTATTTGAATTCTGTCGTCAGATCGGCTGGAATTACATGTCATTCAGGTTTTGTATCGGGACGTGGATAACAATAATTTTGGTAATTCTGGTAGCGATCGATGCGAGCGCGTTCGTCTGTTACATAACCAGATTTACCGAAGAAAATTTCGCTACCCTAAtagcttttattttcatttacaag GCGGTGGAAAATGTAATATCTATAGGGAAAAAGTACCCTCTTAAGACACGCCCCGATGAAGCTCTCAATTATGAGTGCTATTGTTTGCCAAGCAATTACTCTAAAGTGCCGGAGCAGTTTAATTGGACTTCGGTTGACAAAGAGTCTTGTCAG CTCTACAATGGAACCTTAGCTGGCGGTGGATGTGATACGAAAGTATATGTTCCGGACGTATACTTAATGTCCATTATTCTTTTCCTGGGCACGTTTACAATTTCGATCATCTTGAAAGATTTTAAGAACTCCTTGTTTTTCCCATCGAAG GTTCGCCAAATCATCAGCGACTTCTCAGTGATCATAGCCATACTATCAATGTCATTCTTGGACTACAAAGTCGGTGTAAAGACCCCAAAATTGGAAGTACCTTCAGAGTTCAAACCAACATTACCTAGCAGGAACTGGGTGATAACTCCATTCAGTGGTAATCCTTTTTGGTCAGCATTAGTAGCCATATTACCAGCACTTTTGGGGACCATACTGATATTTATGGATCAACAGATTACAGCTGTTATAGTAAACCGTAAAGAGAATAAGTTGAAGAAAGGCTGTGGTTACCATCTTGATTTATTTGTACTGGCGATCCTTATACAGATATGCTCTGTAATGGGACTTCCCTGGTTCGTAGCAGCAACAGTGTTGAGCATAAATCACGTGAATTCTCTGAAAGTGGAGTCCGAATGTGCAGCTCCGGGAGAAAAGCCGCAATTTTTAGGAGTGCGAGAACAAAGAGTGACACATATTTTAATCTTCTTAATGATTGGTTGTTCGGTAATACTGACGCCTGTTCTAAGCCATATACCAATGCCTGTCCTCTTTGGAGTATTTCTTTATATGGGAGTGGCTTCGCTGAAGGGTCTACAGTTCTTCGACAGAATCTTGATCATGTTCATGCCTCAGAAATATCAACCTGATCATATGTTCTTGAGACAG GTGCCCATCCGTCGAGTCCACATTTTCACCCTAATTCAGCTAGCATGTCTTGTCTGTCTTTGGGTGATAAAATCCTTCTCAATGACGTCAATCCTTTTCCCATTGATGCTCGTAGTAATGATCGGTATAAGAAAAGCTCTCGACTTATTCTTCACGAGAAGGGAGATGAAAATACTCGATGACGTGATGCCAGAAATGACAAAAAGGAACCAAGATGAACTTCGGGAACTTGGCGACGCTGAG GATGCCACGAAGAGCAACCCACCGTCATATCAAGAGAACTTGCAAATTCCTCTGATAAATGGCAACATAATGAATATTCCGTTGACGTCAATAAATATTTCGGAGGAAGTAAACAAGACGGGGATTTGGAAGCAAGTCAATAACAGCAACAAGATGAAACGAGATATTAAATCAAAGACGGGAAAGAAAAA TAACAAACACAAGAAATTAATAATGTCCAAAAACGCACAAACTGAAATAGAAAGGCGACTGTCAACAATGGACGAGGTGGAAGAAGATGATTCTTCAGTCAAGGTGTGCATCGACACCAAATTCTAA